In the genome of Nocardioides seonyuensis, one region contains:
- a CDS encoding oxygenase MpaB family protein: MRRPGPALAHPRRYDNLRRIQALDPEVDHDEIVNLTARHEFPWDYLQGTGIAFMRDYGVPSISRLLHATGEFEKHGIKRYDDTLLIGEESTIEGIDSERGHAAVRRLNRIHGHYDIPNHEFAYVLATTLVGPVRWISAYGWRPLDPKEVAAMTRVTTRFGELMGIKGLPSTYDGYLQLLVDYEREHFAPDPANTALAEASIEIARQTTAAPARPAVRRMVLALMDEPLLTALGLPRQPDWLASAAKRGLRLRALAMRFAAPRQEPALHKATTYPGGHTLTQLGPLSMLDDLNAHTHRAEHMNRSTASA; the protein is encoded by the coding sequence GTGAGACGACCGGGCCCTGCGCTGGCCCATCCCCGTCGCTACGACAACCTCCGCCGGATCCAGGCCCTGGACCCGGAGGTCGACCACGACGAGATCGTCAACCTCACCGCCCGTCACGAGTTCCCGTGGGACTACCTCCAGGGCACCGGCATCGCGTTCATGCGCGACTACGGCGTCCCCTCGATCAGCCGGCTGCTCCACGCGACCGGCGAGTTCGAGAAGCACGGCATCAAGCGCTACGACGACACCCTCCTGATCGGCGAGGAGTCCACGATCGAGGGCATCGACTCCGAGCGCGGCCACGCCGCCGTCCGCCGGCTCAACCGGATCCACGGCCACTACGACATCCCGAACCACGAGTTCGCCTACGTGCTGGCGACGACGCTCGTCGGTCCGGTGCGCTGGATCTCGGCCTACGGCTGGCGGCCGCTGGACCCCAAGGAGGTCGCCGCGATGACCCGCGTGACGACGCGGTTCGGCGAGCTGATGGGGATCAAGGGGCTTCCCTCGACCTACGACGGCTACCTGCAGCTGCTCGTCGACTACGAGCGTGAGCACTTCGCCCCCGACCCGGCCAACACCGCGCTGGCCGAGGCGTCGATCGAGATCGCGCGGCAGACGACGGCGGCGCCCGCGCGTCCCGCCGTACGACGCATGGTGCTGGCGCTCATGGACGAGCCGCTGCTCACCGCGCTCGGCCTACCCCGCCAGCCCGACTGGCTCGCCTCCGCCGCGAAGCGCGGGTTGCGCCTGCGCGCCCTGGCCATGCGGTTCGCCGCCCCGCGCCAGGAGCCCGCGCTGCACAAGGCCACGACCTACCCGGGCGGGCACACCCTCACTCAGCTCGGGCCCCTCTCCATGCTCGACGACCTCAACGCCCACACCCACAGGGCTGAACACATGAACAGGAGCACCGCCAGTGCCTGA
- a CDS encoding glycerophosphodiester phosphodiesterase family protein, with protein MTVRRHDTSSTRRGRATAGPSGHRDPVIIQSFETSNLRELDSMIDVPLAQLVDASGGPADLPGTTYASMLTPAGLAEVATYADGLGANKYVVIPRGATTPTAVVDDAHAEGLVVHVWTMRRENQFMDARFRRGTDPNAPGDLAAEVRVFLDAGVDGLFADHPDVAVRALASWLD; from the coding sequence GTGACTGTTCGTCGGCACGACACCTCCTCGACGCGTCGAGGGCGCGCGACGGCCGGACCATCCGGACACCGAGACCCGGTGATCATCCAGTCCTTCGAGACGTCCAACCTGCGCGAGCTCGACTCGATGATCGACGTGCCGCTGGCCCAGCTGGTCGACGCTTCCGGCGGTCCCGCAGACCTGCCCGGTACGACGTACGCCTCGATGCTGACCCCCGCCGGCCTGGCGGAGGTCGCGACCTACGCCGACGGGCTCGGCGCCAACAAGTACGTGGTGATCCCGCGCGGAGCCACCACGCCGACCGCCGTCGTGGACGACGCCCACGCCGAGGGGCTGGTCGTGCACGTGTGGACGATGCGCCGGGAGAACCAGTTCATGGACGCGCGGTTCAGGCGCGGCACCGACCCGAACGCCCCCGGCGACCTCGCCGCGGAGGTCCGGGTCTTCCTGGACGCCGGTGTCGACGGGCTCTTCGCCGACCACCCCGACGTCGCGGTCCGGGCGCTGGCCAGCTGGCTGGACTGA
- a CDS encoding acyl-CoA dehydrogenase family protein translates to MPDRPSILEQEHEDFRATARTFYEREVVPHHEKWEAAGVVDREVWTKAGEAGLLCFDVDEQYGGAGIKDFRYNMVLAEEATRVGASGPGFTVHTDVIVPYISSLGTEEQKQRWLPGLVSGEIISAIAMTEPGAGSDLQGIRTTAVDAGDHYVLNGSKTFISNGILSDLVVVVCRTDPDAGYQGISLLVVERGMEGFERGRNLDKMGLHAQDTAELSFTDVHVPKENLLGAEGSGFISLMENLPQERISIACVAVAAVESVLDMCLAYAKEREAFGKPIGKFQHNRFMLAEMATEAHIARVFINDCVMRLNAGTADTTIASMAKWWTTELQLRAVNSGVQLHGGFGYMSEYPISKAYTDSRIQTIYGGTTEIQKEIIGRMLGL, encoded by the coding sequence GTGCCTGACCGCCCCAGCATCCTCGAGCAGGAGCACGAGGACTTCCGTGCCACCGCACGCACCTTCTACGAGCGCGAGGTCGTCCCCCACCACGAGAAGTGGGAGGCCGCCGGGGTCGTGGATCGCGAGGTCTGGACGAAGGCCGGGGAGGCCGGCCTGCTCTGCTTCGACGTCGACGAGCAGTACGGCGGCGCCGGCATCAAGGACTTCCGCTACAACATGGTCCTCGCCGAGGAGGCCACGCGTGTCGGGGCTTCCGGGCCGGGGTTCACGGTCCACACCGACGTCATCGTGCCCTACATCAGCTCGCTCGGGACCGAGGAGCAGAAGCAGCGCTGGCTGCCCGGACTGGTGTCGGGTGAGATCATCAGCGCGATCGCGATGACCGAGCCCGGCGCAGGGTCCGACCTGCAGGGCATCCGTACGACGGCCGTGGACGCGGGCGACCACTACGTGCTCAACGGCTCGAAGACGTTCATCAGCAACGGCATCCTCTCCGACCTGGTCGTCGTGGTCTGCCGCACCGACCCCGACGCCGGCTACCAGGGCATCTCGCTGCTCGTCGTGGAGCGTGGCATGGAGGGCTTCGAGCGCGGCCGCAACCTGGACAAGATGGGTCTGCACGCCCAGGACACCGCCGAGCTGTCCTTCACCGACGTCCACGTGCCGAAGGAGAACCTGCTCGGCGCCGAGGGCTCGGGCTTCATCTCGCTGATGGAGAACCTCCCCCAGGAGCGGATCTCCATCGCCTGCGTCGCGGTGGCCGCGGTCGAGAGCGTCCTGGACATGTGCCTGGCCTACGCCAAGGAGCGGGAGGCGTTCGGCAAGCCGATCGGCAAGTTCCAGCACAACCGCTTCATGCTGGCCGAGATGGCCACCGAGGCCCACATCGCACGTGTCTTCATCAACGACTGCGTGATGCGCCTGAACGCCGGCACCGCTGACACGACCATCGCCTCGATGGCGAAGTGGTGGACCACCGAGCTGCAGCTCCGGGCGGTCAACTCCGGGGTCCAGCTGCACGGCGGCTTCGGCTACATGTCGGAGTACCCCATCTCCAAGGCCTACACCGACTCCCGCATCCAGACGATCTACGGCGGCACCACCGAGATCCAGAAGGAGATCATCGGCCGGATGCTCGGGCTGTGA
- a CDS encoding LLM class F420-dependent oxidoreductase, whose amino-acid sequence MKLSMPLMYAGNPREAADQVGELEKAGLDTVWVAEAYGFDSPTLMGYLAAKTETIEIGSAILNIYSRTPGALLQTAAGLDNVSGGRAILGLGASGPQVIEGFHGVPYSKPLARTAEVIDIIRRGLKREPLTADGQFHLPLTKEHGAVTGLGKPLKLLTRPERDSIPIYIAALGPKSVEQAAEIADGWIPHLFHPEKAHLVWGDSLEAGKAKRPGDLAPLEINANAMVAIGEGPETKALLDFARPVFALYVGGMGAKGKNFYNDVAVAYGYEEEAAKIQDLYLSGKKKEAEALIPTDWLEAANLVGPASYVKERLAAFREAGVTNLGLTPATEDPAATIAQVKEWVS is encoded by the coding sequence ATGAAGCTCTCGATGCCCCTGATGTACGCCGGCAATCCCCGGGAGGCGGCCGACCAGGTCGGCGAGCTCGAGAAGGCGGGGCTCGACACGGTCTGGGTCGCGGAGGCCTACGGGTTCGACTCCCCCACGCTCATGGGCTACCTCGCCGCCAAGACCGAGACCATCGAGATCGGGTCGGCGATCCTCAACATCTACTCACGCACCCCCGGTGCGCTGCTGCAGACCGCCGCCGGACTCGACAACGTCTCCGGCGGCCGGGCGATCCTGGGCCTCGGCGCGAGCGGACCCCAGGTCATCGAGGGCTTCCACGGCGTCCCCTACTCCAAGCCGCTGGCCCGCACCGCCGAGGTCATCGACATCATCCGGCGCGGCCTCAAGCGCGAGCCGCTCACCGCCGACGGGCAGTTCCACCTCCCGTTGACCAAGGAGCACGGCGCCGTCACCGGCCTGGGCAAGCCGCTGAAGCTGCTGACCCGCCCCGAGCGCGACTCGATCCCGATCTACATCGCGGCCCTGGGCCCCAAGTCCGTCGAGCAGGCCGCCGAGATCGCCGACGGCTGGATCCCCCACCTGTTCCACCCCGAGAAGGCCCACCTCGTGTGGGGCGACTCCCTCGAGGCAGGCAAGGCCAAGCGACCGGGCGACCTGGCGCCCCTGGAGATCAACGCCAACGCCATGGTCGCGATCGGAGAGGGGCCGGAGACCAAGGCTCTTCTCGACTTCGCACGCCCGGTCTTCGCGCTCTACGTCGGCGGGATGGGCGCGAAGGGCAAGAACTTCTACAACGACGTCGCCGTCGCCTACGGCTACGAGGAGGAGGCGGCCAAGATCCAGGACCTCTACCTCTCGGGCAAGAAGAAGGAGGCGGAGGCCCTCATCCCCACCGACTGGCTCGAGGCGGCCAACCTCGTCGGGCCGGCGTCGTACGTCAAGGAGCGGCTCGCCGCCTTCAGGGAGGCCGGCGTCACCAACCTGGGCCTCACCCCCGCCACCGAAGACCCTGCCGCGACCATCGCGCAGGTGAAGGAATGGGTCTCGTGA